A window from Apostichopus japonicus isolate 1M-3 chromosome 2, ASM3797524v1, whole genome shotgun sequence encodes these proteins:
- the LOC139973949 gene encoding uncharacterized protein isoform X1 — protein MDILQLCYALMVAITAICVASGNDPCRLLDSNVCEVCICASRNVDCSNRNLTAIPSYIPNDTYIINLENNGISCIPKDYFRYFAVLFKLTIEMNSVTEPFIPPTSMKKLIANKNLLERIELIFSQCEHLEEVNLQTNRIAFLPDYITRNCSKLIHLDLRNNLFDRINQHSLGFLPRLIDLSLSLNRNLRHIDEGALNPVCESLQKLGMTGCDMLGNVPRGLIRGCTQLKTLSLSSNNITYIDGKMFYSQIGLHYISFRSNPIIQLDDSTFKHLTWIQSLVLSNASLTSIPAKFFNSTSIFRDLDLSSNRLITIPEELFSSKYTNHRMIRLTLSDNQLEYIPPTVFSHLRRLQQLYLDGNSLFEIPEGMLSFTSVDTLFIFRNQIANLTKSLYLPNSQYNPSKLIEAQRNPVQHLSVEFLKGIQENGEIILTCSGLYIPTAPYNINIDCVENTFQTTIKVIGADQRDSLLQRGFNCTQTEPKILRRYTCVACAQGSYTSLQRREVCKPCPRGGFYQDEVGQFQRLPNVIACNNCNNGTFVAKGGGVSPLNCTVCPEGTIKSRHAGYRACFCMDNYFRRDRFGGCELCPQAGLRCENDFVTIEPGFYWNWTLSNISEYKLYIENLQKFDDSYDETTASFSGSLAYVHPCRQKFKCDNKNDTVEGNCHRGYTGFMCTECAEKYFPVMNLCHECPQTWVFLLEVAVGLLLLAGCCFYVVYTYRRKRHEEARSIIDVALARGKIVLGFYQVMGEFWDSLDVLYWPEVFKQLSGWLDLLQFNISTIFIKPSCLVPSVSLNAYSEFLIGIIVTVSVALVPAMAVCLRKVRAKFFQGDSSNSRSQRLRQVVIIKQDTLLFATLLGLFITYPSTCNSTITLYRPACQTFTLDETMLHNVSLLRSDLSINCNTNTHRKFEIAAYVFSLYIVAFPGLLFYLLWKYRKDSSGQDSTRSSSLHPKWLRFLNENYKDQFWYWEIVEITRKVSQTCIVILFGWGSSLSIFITIFLAVIFFTLHASFSPMKDKFEQQLQLASLLAIFLNMLMVAVPAYETDSLFVKETMKFILIFLNIGVLGVTFGKPLLKLAKVIYVYIRGRRRLIWSPEDEPIPERNNNFHMNCHHLLINGDQSYQGETEDSALLSSPRRRYHSVE, from the exons ATGGACATCTTGCAACTCTGTTATGCTTTAATGGTTGCCATCACCGCCATCTGCGTGGCCTCTGGAAATGATCCTTGTCGCTTATTGG ATTCCAACGTCTGCGAGGTTTGCATATGTGCGAGCCGAAACGTCGATTGTTCCAATAGGAATCTAACAGCAATTCCATCATATATACCGAATGACACCTACatcat TAACTTAGAGAACAATGGAATCTCATGTATACCGAAGGATTATTTTAGATATTTTGCTGTACTGTTCAAACT CACAATCGAAATGAACTCCGTGACAGAACCATTTATTCCACCAACAAGTATGAAAAAACT AATTGCTAACAAAAACCTTCTGGAAAGAATTGAACTGATTTTCAGCCAATGCGAGCATCTTGAGGAAGT GAACTTACAAACTAATCGCATTGCCTTCCTGCCAGATTATATTACACGaaattgttccaaattaattcaTCT CGATTTACGAAACAATCTTTTCGATCGGATTAATCAGCACAGCTTGGGTTTTCTTCCACGACTGATTGATTT GAGTTTGAGCTTGAATCGGAATCTTCGTCACATTGATGAGGGGGCCTTGAATCCAGTGTGCGAGAGTTTGCAGAAACT GGGAATGACCGGATGCGATATGCTGGGAAACGTCCCAAGAGGCCTTATCAGAGGCTGTACACAACTAAAGACTTT AAGTTTATCATCTAATAACATTACCTACATCGATGGCAAAATGTTTTATTCCCAAATTGGGTTGCATTACAT AAGTTTCAGGAGTAATCCTATAATACAGCTTGACGATTCAACATTCAAGCACTTGACTTGGATTCAGAGTTT AGTACTGTCCAATGCGAGTCTTACTTCCATACCAGCCAAATTTTTCAACAGTACTTCGATATTCCGTGACCT GGATCTTTCAAGTAATCGATTAATTACGATTCCCGAAGAACTTTTTTCATCTAAATACACCAACCACAGGATGATAAGACTAACGCTGAGCGATAATCAGCTTGAATATATTCCACCGACTGTATTCAGTCACTTGCGGAGGCTCCAACAACT atatttggACGGTAACAGTTTGTTCGAAATTCCAGAAGGGATGCTGTCGTTTACGTCCGTTGACACTCT GTTCATTTTCCGAAATCAAATAGCAAATTTAACCAAAAGTTTATACCTGCCGAACTCCCAGTACAATCCTTCAAAGCTTAT CGAAGCTCAGAGAAATCCGGTCCAACATCTCTCTGTTGAATTTCTCAAAGGAATTCAAGAAAATGGTGAAAT CATACTCACATGTAGTGGTCTTTATATTCCCACCGCGCCCTACAACATAAATAT TGATTGTGTAGAAAACACTTTTCAGACAACGATTAAAGTAATAGGCGCTGATCAAAGGGACAGTCTGTTGCAGAGAGGATTTAACTGCACACAAACTGAACCTAAGATTCTTCGTCGCTATACATGCGTGGCTTGTGCTCAGGGAAGTTATACAAGCCTGCAACGCCGTGAAGTTTGTAAACCGTGTCCACGTG GTGGTTTCTACCAGGACGAAGTCGGCCAATTTCAACGGTTACCGAACGTTATCGCTTGCAACAACTGTAACAATGGAACATTCGTTGCCAAAGGAGGAGGCGTCAGCCCTCTCAATTGTACGGTTTGCCCGGAGGGTACCATCAAGAGTCGACACGCTGGGTATCGAGCATGTTTTTGTATGGATAACTACTTTCGAAGAGATCGATTCGGTGGTTGTGAACTCTGTCCACAAGCAGGACTGAGATGTGAAAACGACTTCGTTACTATAGAACCTGGATTCTACTGGAACTGGACTTTATCAAACATTTCAGAGTACAAGTTGTACATTGAAAATCTACAGAAATTTGATGATTCTTATGATGAAACCACAGCGTCCTTTTCCGGTTCTCTCGCTTATGTACACCCATGTCGCCAAAAATTTAAATGTGATAACAAGAACGACACCGTTGAAGGGAATTGTCATAGAGGCTACACAGGATTTATGTGTACGGAATGCGCTGAGAAGTACTTCCCGGTCATGAACTTGTGCCATGAATGTCCTCAGACATGGGTCTTCCTTTTAGAAGTGGCAGTAGGGTTGCTCCTACTTGCCGGTTGTTGCTTTTACGTAGTCTACACGTACAGACGTAAACGACACGAGGAAGCTCGTTCAATTATTGATGTTGCACTTGCAAGAGGGAAAATAGTTCTTGGTTTCTATCAAGTGATGGGAGAATTTTGGGACTCGTTAGACGTCCTTTATTGGCCTGAGGTTTTCAAACAGCTGTCTGGTTGGTTAGATCTCTTGCAGTTTAACATATCTACCATTTTCATAAAACCCAGCTGCTTAGTTCCAAGTGTATCTTTAAATGCATATTCAGAGTTTCTCATAGGAATTATTGTGACTGTTAGTGTTGCATTAGTCCCAGCTATGGCGGTTTGTTTAAGAAAAGTACGTGCAAAGTTTTTCCAAGGGGACTCTTCGAATTCTCGTTCACAAAGATTGCGTCAAGTTGTTATCATCAAACAAGATACATTGCTATTTGCAACTCTTTTGGGCTTATTTATCACGTATCCCTCTACGTGTAATTCTACAATTACTTTGTACAGACCAGCATGCCAGACGTTTACGTTAGACGAAACTATGTTGCACAACGTTAGCCTCCTGCGATCTGACCTTTCAATCAATTGTAACACAAACACCCATCGCAAATTCGAAATTGCTGCTTACGTATTTTCGCTATACATTGTAGCTTTTCCTggattattattttatcttttgtGGAAATATCGTAAAGATTCAAGTGGTCAAGATTCTACAAGGTCATCATCATTGCATCCAAAATGGTTACGTTTTCTCAACGAGAACTACAAAGATCAGTTTTGGTACTGGGAGATTGTAGaaattacaagaaaagtttcacaGACTTGCATTGTTATTCTGTTCGGATGGGGCAGCTCTCTTTCAATCTTCATCACGATATTCCTCGCCGTTATCTTCTTTACTCTTCATGCATCATTTTCACCGATGAAGGataagtttgagcaacaactCCAG CTTGCATCTTTGTTGGCAATCTTCCTCAACATGTTAATGGTTGCCGTACCGGCGTATGAAACAGATTCCCTGTTTGtgaaagaaacaatgaaatttATACTGATTTTTCTCAATATCGGTGTCCTCGGTGTTACTTTCG GAAAACCATTGCTGAAACTTGCAAAAGTAATTTACGTGTACATAAGAGGCCGAAGACGTCTTATCTGGTCACCAGAAGACGAACCCATTCCTGAAAGGAATAACAACTTTCATATGAATTGTCATCATCTTTTGATAAACGGTGACCAAAGTTACCAAGGAGAAACAGAAGACTCCGCTCTCCTATCGTCACCACGGCGTCGATATCATTCCGTGGAATGA
- the LOC139973949 gene encoding uncharacterized protein isoform X2: protein MDILQLCYALMVAITAICVASGNDPCRLLDSNVCEVCICASRNVDCSNRNLTAIPSYIPNDTYIINLENNGISCIPKDYFRYFAVLFKLTIEMNSVTEPFIPPTSMKKLNLQTNRIAFLPDYITRNCSKLIHLDLRNNLFDRINQHSLGFLPRLIDLSLSLNRNLRHIDEGALNPVCESLQKLGMTGCDMLGNVPRGLIRGCTQLKTLSLSSNNITYIDGKMFYSQIGLHYISFRSNPIIQLDDSTFKHLTWIQSLVLSNASLTSIPAKFFNSTSIFRDLDLSSNRLITIPEELFSSKYTNHRMIRLTLSDNQLEYIPPTVFSHLRRLQQLYLDGNSLFEIPEGMLSFTSVDTLFIFRNQIANLTKSLYLPNSQYNPSKLIEAQRNPVQHLSVEFLKGIQENGEIILTCSGLYIPTAPYNINIDCVENTFQTTIKVIGADQRDSLLQRGFNCTQTEPKILRRYTCVACAQGSYTSLQRREVCKPCPRGGFYQDEVGQFQRLPNVIACNNCNNGTFVAKGGGVSPLNCTVCPEGTIKSRHAGYRACFCMDNYFRRDRFGGCELCPQAGLRCENDFVTIEPGFYWNWTLSNISEYKLYIENLQKFDDSYDETTASFSGSLAYVHPCRQKFKCDNKNDTVEGNCHRGYTGFMCTECAEKYFPVMNLCHECPQTWVFLLEVAVGLLLLAGCCFYVVYTYRRKRHEEARSIIDVALARGKIVLGFYQVMGEFWDSLDVLYWPEVFKQLSGWLDLLQFNISTIFIKPSCLVPSVSLNAYSEFLIGIIVTVSVALVPAMAVCLRKVRAKFFQGDSSNSRSQRLRQVVIIKQDTLLFATLLGLFITYPSTCNSTITLYRPACQTFTLDETMLHNVSLLRSDLSINCNTNTHRKFEIAAYVFSLYIVAFPGLLFYLLWKYRKDSSGQDSTRSSSLHPKWLRFLNENYKDQFWYWEIVEITRKVSQTCIVILFGWGSSLSIFITIFLAVIFFTLHASFSPMKDKFEQQLQLASLLAIFLNMLMVAVPAYETDSLFVKETMKFILIFLNIGVLGVTFGKPLLKLAKVIYVYIRGRRRLIWSPEDEPIPERNNNFHMNCHHLLINGDQSYQGETEDSALLSSPRRRYHSVE from the exons ATGGACATCTTGCAACTCTGTTATGCTTTAATGGTTGCCATCACCGCCATCTGCGTGGCCTCTGGAAATGATCCTTGTCGCTTATTGG ATTCCAACGTCTGCGAGGTTTGCATATGTGCGAGCCGAAACGTCGATTGTTCCAATAGGAATCTAACAGCAATTCCATCATATATACCGAATGACACCTACatcat TAACTTAGAGAACAATGGAATCTCATGTATACCGAAGGATTATTTTAGATATTTTGCTGTACTGTTCAAACT CACAATCGAAATGAACTCCGTGACAGAACCATTTATTCCACCAACAAGTATGAAAAAACT GAACTTACAAACTAATCGCATTGCCTTCCTGCCAGATTATATTACACGaaattgttccaaattaattcaTCT CGATTTACGAAACAATCTTTTCGATCGGATTAATCAGCACAGCTTGGGTTTTCTTCCACGACTGATTGATTT GAGTTTGAGCTTGAATCGGAATCTTCGTCACATTGATGAGGGGGCCTTGAATCCAGTGTGCGAGAGTTTGCAGAAACT GGGAATGACCGGATGCGATATGCTGGGAAACGTCCCAAGAGGCCTTATCAGAGGCTGTACACAACTAAAGACTTT AAGTTTATCATCTAATAACATTACCTACATCGATGGCAAAATGTTTTATTCCCAAATTGGGTTGCATTACAT AAGTTTCAGGAGTAATCCTATAATACAGCTTGACGATTCAACATTCAAGCACTTGACTTGGATTCAGAGTTT AGTACTGTCCAATGCGAGTCTTACTTCCATACCAGCCAAATTTTTCAACAGTACTTCGATATTCCGTGACCT GGATCTTTCAAGTAATCGATTAATTACGATTCCCGAAGAACTTTTTTCATCTAAATACACCAACCACAGGATGATAAGACTAACGCTGAGCGATAATCAGCTTGAATATATTCCACCGACTGTATTCAGTCACTTGCGGAGGCTCCAACAACT atatttggACGGTAACAGTTTGTTCGAAATTCCAGAAGGGATGCTGTCGTTTACGTCCGTTGACACTCT GTTCATTTTCCGAAATCAAATAGCAAATTTAACCAAAAGTTTATACCTGCCGAACTCCCAGTACAATCCTTCAAAGCTTAT CGAAGCTCAGAGAAATCCGGTCCAACATCTCTCTGTTGAATTTCTCAAAGGAATTCAAGAAAATGGTGAAAT CATACTCACATGTAGTGGTCTTTATATTCCCACCGCGCCCTACAACATAAATAT TGATTGTGTAGAAAACACTTTTCAGACAACGATTAAAGTAATAGGCGCTGATCAAAGGGACAGTCTGTTGCAGAGAGGATTTAACTGCACACAAACTGAACCTAAGATTCTTCGTCGCTATACATGCGTGGCTTGTGCTCAGGGAAGTTATACAAGCCTGCAACGCCGTGAAGTTTGTAAACCGTGTCCACGTG GTGGTTTCTACCAGGACGAAGTCGGCCAATTTCAACGGTTACCGAACGTTATCGCTTGCAACAACTGTAACAATGGAACATTCGTTGCCAAAGGAGGAGGCGTCAGCCCTCTCAATTGTACGGTTTGCCCGGAGGGTACCATCAAGAGTCGACACGCTGGGTATCGAGCATGTTTTTGTATGGATAACTACTTTCGAAGAGATCGATTCGGTGGTTGTGAACTCTGTCCACAAGCAGGACTGAGATGTGAAAACGACTTCGTTACTATAGAACCTGGATTCTACTGGAACTGGACTTTATCAAACATTTCAGAGTACAAGTTGTACATTGAAAATCTACAGAAATTTGATGATTCTTATGATGAAACCACAGCGTCCTTTTCCGGTTCTCTCGCTTATGTACACCCATGTCGCCAAAAATTTAAATGTGATAACAAGAACGACACCGTTGAAGGGAATTGTCATAGAGGCTACACAGGATTTATGTGTACGGAATGCGCTGAGAAGTACTTCCCGGTCATGAACTTGTGCCATGAATGTCCTCAGACATGGGTCTTCCTTTTAGAAGTGGCAGTAGGGTTGCTCCTACTTGCCGGTTGTTGCTTTTACGTAGTCTACACGTACAGACGTAAACGACACGAGGAAGCTCGTTCAATTATTGATGTTGCACTTGCAAGAGGGAAAATAGTTCTTGGTTTCTATCAAGTGATGGGAGAATTTTGGGACTCGTTAGACGTCCTTTATTGGCCTGAGGTTTTCAAACAGCTGTCTGGTTGGTTAGATCTCTTGCAGTTTAACATATCTACCATTTTCATAAAACCCAGCTGCTTAGTTCCAAGTGTATCTTTAAATGCATATTCAGAGTTTCTCATAGGAATTATTGTGACTGTTAGTGTTGCATTAGTCCCAGCTATGGCGGTTTGTTTAAGAAAAGTACGTGCAAAGTTTTTCCAAGGGGACTCTTCGAATTCTCGTTCACAAAGATTGCGTCAAGTTGTTATCATCAAACAAGATACATTGCTATTTGCAACTCTTTTGGGCTTATTTATCACGTATCCCTCTACGTGTAATTCTACAATTACTTTGTACAGACCAGCATGCCAGACGTTTACGTTAGACGAAACTATGTTGCACAACGTTAGCCTCCTGCGATCTGACCTTTCAATCAATTGTAACACAAACACCCATCGCAAATTCGAAATTGCTGCTTACGTATTTTCGCTATACATTGTAGCTTTTCCTggattattattttatcttttgtGGAAATATCGTAAAGATTCAAGTGGTCAAGATTCTACAAGGTCATCATCATTGCATCCAAAATGGTTACGTTTTCTCAACGAGAACTACAAAGATCAGTTTTGGTACTGGGAGATTGTAGaaattacaagaaaagtttcacaGACTTGCATTGTTATTCTGTTCGGATGGGGCAGCTCTCTTTCAATCTTCATCACGATATTCCTCGCCGTTATCTTCTTTACTCTTCATGCATCATTTTCACCGATGAAGGataagtttgagcaacaactCCAG CTTGCATCTTTGTTGGCAATCTTCCTCAACATGTTAATGGTTGCCGTACCGGCGTATGAAACAGATTCCCTGTTTGtgaaagaaacaatgaaatttATACTGATTTTTCTCAATATCGGTGTCCTCGGTGTTACTTTCG GAAAACCATTGCTGAAACTTGCAAAAGTAATTTACGTGTACATAAGAGGCCGAAGACGTCTTATCTGGTCACCAGAAGACGAACCCATTCCTGAAAGGAATAACAACTTTCATATGAATTGTCATCATCTTTTGATAAACGGTGACCAAAGTTACCAAGGAGAAACAGAAGACTCCGCTCTCCTATCGTCACCACGGCGTCGATATCATTCCGTGGAATGA
- the LOC139973949 gene encoding uncharacterized protein isoform X3 — MTGCDMLGNVPRGLIRGCTQLKTLSLSSNNITYIDGKMFYSQIGLHYISFRSNPIIQLDDSTFKHLTWIQSLVLSNASLTSIPAKFFNSTSIFRDLDLSSNRLITIPEELFSSKYTNHRMIRLTLSDNQLEYIPPTVFSHLRRLQQLYLDGNSLFEIPEGMLSFTSVDTLFIFRNQIANLTKSLYLPNSQYNPSKLIEAQRNPVQHLSVEFLKGIQENGEIILTCSGLYIPTAPYNINIDCVENTFQTTIKVIGADQRDSLLQRGFNCTQTEPKILRRYTCVACAQGSYTSLQRREVCKPCPRGGFYQDEVGQFQRLPNVIACNNCNNGTFVAKGGGVSPLNCTVCPEGTIKSRHAGYRACFCMDNYFRRDRFGGCELCPQAGLRCENDFVTIEPGFYWNWTLSNISEYKLYIENLQKFDDSYDETTASFSGSLAYVHPCRQKFKCDNKNDTVEGNCHRGYTGFMCTECAEKYFPVMNLCHECPQTWVFLLEVAVGLLLLAGCCFYVVYTYRRKRHEEARSIIDVALARGKIVLGFYQVMGEFWDSLDVLYWPEVFKQLSGWLDLLQFNISTIFIKPSCLVPSVSLNAYSEFLIGIIVTVSVALVPAMAVCLRKVRAKFFQGDSSNSRSQRLRQVVIIKQDTLLFATLLGLFITYPSTCNSTITLYRPACQTFTLDETMLHNVSLLRSDLSINCNTNTHRKFEIAAYVFSLYIVAFPGLLFYLLWKYRKDSSGQDSTRSSSLHPKWLRFLNENYKDQFWYWEIVEITRKVSQTCIVILFGWGSSLSIFITIFLAVIFFTLHASFSPMKDKFEQQLQLASLLAIFLNMLMVAVPAYETDSLFVKETMKFILIFLNIGVLGVTFGKPLLKLAKVIYVYIRGRRRLIWSPEDEPIPERNNNFHMNCHHLLINGDQSYQGETEDSALLSSPRRRYHSVE, encoded by the exons ATGACCGGATGCGATATGCTGGGAAACGTCCCAAGAGGCCTTATCAGAGGCTGTACACAACTAAAGACTTT AAGTTTATCATCTAATAACATTACCTACATCGATGGCAAAATGTTTTATTCCCAAATTGGGTTGCATTACAT AAGTTTCAGGAGTAATCCTATAATACAGCTTGACGATTCAACATTCAAGCACTTGACTTGGATTCAGAGTTT AGTACTGTCCAATGCGAGTCTTACTTCCATACCAGCCAAATTTTTCAACAGTACTTCGATATTCCGTGACCT GGATCTTTCAAGTAATCGATTAATTACGATTCCCGAAGAACTTTTTTCATCTAAATACACCAACCACAGGATGATAAGACTAACGCTGAGCGATAATCAGCTTGAATATATTCCACCGACTGTATTCAGTCACTTGCGGAGGCTCCAACAACT atatttggACGGTAACAGTTTGTTCGAAATTCCAGAAGGGATGCTGTCGTTTACGTCCGTTGACACTCT GTTCATTTTCCGAAATCAAATAGCAAATTTAACCAAAAGTTTATACCTGCCGAACTCCCAGTACAATCCTTCAAAGCTTAT CGAAGCTCAGAGAAATCCGGTCCAACATCTCTCTGTTGAATTTCTCAAAGGAATTCAAGAAAATGGTGAAAT CATACTCACATGTAGTGGTCTTTATATTCCCACCGCGCCCTACAACATAAATAT TGATTGTGTAGAAAACACTTTTCAGACAACGATTAAAGTAATAGGCGCTGATCAAAGGGACAGTCTGTTGCAGAGAGGATTTAACTGCACACAAACTGAACCTAAGATTCTTCGTCGCTATACATGCGTGGCTTGTGCTCAGGGAAGTTATACAAGCCTGCAACGCCGTGAAGTTTGTAAACCGTGTCCACGTG GTGGTTTCTACCAGGACGAAGTCGGCCAATTTCAACGGTTACCGAACGTTATCGCTTGCAACAACTGTAACAATGGAACATTCGTTGCCAAAGGAGGAGGCGTCAGCCCTCTCAATTGTACGGTTTGCCCGGAGGGTACCATCAAGAGTCGACACGCTGGGTATCGAGCATGTTTTTGTATGGATAACTACTTTCGAAGAGATCGATTCGGTGGTTGTGAACTCTGTCCACAAGCAGGACTGAGATGTGAAAACGACTTCGTTACTATAGAACCTGGATTCTACTGGAACTGGACTTTATCAAACATTTCAGAGTACAAGTTGTACATTGAAAATCTACAGAAATTTGATGATTCTTATGATGAAACCACAGCGTCCTTTTCCGGTTCTCTCGCTTATGTACACCCATGTCGCCAAAAATTTAAATGTGATAACAAGAACGACACCGTTGAAGGGAATTGTCATAGAGGCTACACAGGATTTATGTGTACGGAATGCGCTGAGAAGTACTTCCCGGTCATGAACTTGTGCCATGAATGTCCTCAGACATGGGTCTTCCTTTTAGAAGTGGCAGTAGGGTTGCTCCTACTTGCCGGTTGTTGCTTTTACGTAGTCTACACGTACAGACGTAAACGACACGAGGAAGCTCGTTCAATTATTGATGTTGCACTTGCAAGAGGGAAAATAGTTCTTGGTTTCTATCAAGTGATGGGAGAATTTTGGGACTCGTTAGACGTCCTTTATTGGCCTGAGGTTTTCAAACAGCTGTCTGGTTGGTTAGATCTCTTGCAGTTTAACATATCTACCATTTTCATAAAACCCAGCTGCTTAGTTCCAAGTGTATCTTTAAATGCATATTCAGAGTTTCTCATAGGAATTATTGTGACTGTTAGTGTTGCATTAGTCCCAGCTATGGCGGTTTGTTTAAGAAAAGTACGTGCAAAGTTTTTCCAAGGGGACTCTTCGAATTCTCGTTCACAAAGATTGCGTCAAGTTGTTATCATCAAACAAGATACATTGCTATTTGCAACTCTTTTGGGCTTATTTATCACGTATCCCTCTACGTGTAATTCTACAATTACTTTGTACAGACCAGCATGCCAGACGTTTACGTTAGACGAAACTATGTTGCACAACGTTAGCCTCCTGCGATCTGACCTTTCAATCAATTGTAACACAAACACCCATCGCAAATTCGAAATTGCTGCTTACGTATTTTCGCTATACATTGTAGCTTTTCCTggattattattttatcttttgtGGAAATATCGTAAAGATTCAAGTGGTCAAGATTCTACAAGGTCATCATCATTGCATCCAAAATGGTTACGTTTTCTCAACGAGAACTACAAAGATCAGTTTTGGTACTGGGAGATTGTAGaaattacaagaaaagtttcacaGACTTGCATTGTTATTCTGTTCGGATGGGGCAGCTCTCTTTCAATCTTCATCACGATATTCCTCGCCGTTATCTTCTTTACTCTTCATGCATCATTTTCACCGATGAAGGataagtttgagcaacaactCCAG CTTGCATCTTTGTTGGCAATCTTCCTCAACATGTTAATGGTTGCCGTACCGGCGTATGAAACAGATTCCCTGTTTGtgaaagaaacaatgaaatttATACTGATTTTTCTCAATATCGGTGTCCTCGGTGTTACTTTCG GAAAACCATTGCTGAAACTTGCAAAAGTAATTTACGTGTACATAAGAGGCCGAAGACGTCTTATCTGGTCACCAGAAGACGAACCCATTCCTGAAAGGAATAACAACTTTCATATGAATTGTCATCATCTTTTGATAAACGGTGACCAAAGTTACCAAGGAGAAACAGAAGACTCCGCTCTCCTATCGTCACCACGGCGTCGATATCATTCCGTGGAATGA